One region of Oryza sativa Japonica Group chromosome 5, ASM3414082v1 genomic DNA includes:
- the LOC107281051 gene encoding stigma-specific STIG1-like protein 2, with product MAKATILLFLVLAAATAAMAATSASTAPVGIRKSRFLMTQQGQGADPYYYYSCSKKSAAAVCLAAGSPGATCCGGRCVDTGASGEHCGGCNKACKHGRSCCGGRCVDLLSDRDNCGSCSNQCSNKCTYGFCDYAI from the coding sequence ATGGCAAAGGCCACCATCCTTCTCTTCCTGGTGctcgctgccgccaccgcagccATGGCGGCCACCAGCGCAAGCACGGCTCCGGTCGGGATAAGGAAAAGCCGGTTTCTCATGACGCAGCAGGGGCAGGGTGCCGAtccctactactactacagctGCTCCAAGaagtcggccgccgccgtctgcctCGCGGCGGGGAGCCCCGGCGCGACGTGCTGCGGCGGGCGGTGCGTGGACACCGGCGCCAGCGGTGAACACTGCGGCGGCTGCAACAAGGCGTGCAAGCACGGGCGGAGCTGCTGCGGCGGGCGGTGCGTGGACCTGCTGTCCGACAGGGACAACTGCGGCAGCTGCTCCAACCAGTGCAGCAACAAGTGCACATACGGCTTCTGCGACTACGCCATTTGA